A window of Clostridioides sp. ES-S-0010-02 genomic DNA:
CATTATCAACTTTATTTATAGAAGAAGTATTATCATTTGCATAGGCTGGCATTAAATTAGCTGTTATTATACCAACACCACATCCAATTGCAATTATTTTACTAACTTTTTTCTTCAATACAATCGCCCTCCATTTATATTTAAATTTTAGCTTTTAATTTTGGTTTCTTAAATATTTTTCCTTTTATATCTCCTATTTTATCTGTTATTTTACCAAATATTTTAGGCATCCTATCTGAAAACTTATTTTCCCACTTATCAAATATTAAATATATAGTAGGGATAAGTACTAGTGTTATTAGTGTAGATACAGTAAGCCCACCCATTATAACTACGGCTAGTGGTTGCATTGTTTCTCCACCTTCACCAAGAGATAATGCTGTTGGTAACATACCTAGAATTGTTGTTGCAGTTGTCATTAAAACGGGTCTTAGTCTCGCAGCACAACCAATTGAAACCAATCCAATTAAATCATTACTACTATTTGCTTTTCTAAGTTGTTCTATGTAGTCAATAAGAACTATACCATTGTTAACAACGATACCGATAAGTAAGATTATACCTAACATACCTACAGTACTTAAACTTTGACCAGTTACCAAAAGAGAAAGTACAACTCCAACAAATGCAAATGGCACACAGAACATTATTATAAATGGTTTACTAAATGATTCAAATTGAGCTACCATTACCATATAAACAAGTGCTATGGCTATAACCATTGAGAATCCAAGACTGGCCATAGATTCATTCATCATTTCTGTTTCTCCACCAACACCAATAGAGTAGTCTTTAGGGATTAGCATCTTATTAGTTTTTTCTAATGCTAATTTTGTAGCTGTACCAGCATCTAAATTATCAAGTGTTGCAGTTATATTTACAGAAAAATCACCATCAGTTCTTGATATGGACTGTAAACCATCTACCATTTTTATATCCGAGAAAGCTCCAAGAGGTACTTCATTTCCAGTTGTAGAATTTACTTTTAACTGTTTTATATCTTCTAGATTATCGATACTATCTGCTTTAAACTTTAGATTTACATCGACTTTGTAGTCATCAATAGTAGCAGTAGTAACTGAATCACCATTTATTGCAGTACGCAATAATCCTGCAATTTCTGCTGTATTTACACCGTATTCTTGAGCTCTATGTTTGTCTATTGTAAATTGAGCTTCTTGTGTTGTATCTGTAAGGGAAGTCTCTACATTTCTAAATCCTTTTATAGAACTGAATTCTTTTTCAACTTCTTTTCCTAATATCTTTAATACATCCAAATCAGGGCCCTTCATCTCTAATGTGAAGTCTGCTCCTGAAGTTCCACCCATAACACTACTATTTTGACTTACATTTATTTTACAATCTGGAACAGTAGCAACTCTATCAATTATTTCTTTTTCTATTTCATCGGTAGTTCTTTTTCTATTTTTTTGAGATTCCAATTCAATTGCTATACTTGCACTATTATTATTTGAGTCTGATGTCAAACTTGTTATCAATGTCTTGATTTCTGGAATATCTGAAACTTTTTTCTCTGTCATAGAAACATAATAATCATTAGCTTCTAAGCTAAGACCCTTTGGAAGTTCTATAGAAATAGCCAATTCTCCTTTATCTGCTGCAGGCATAAAGTCCATACCTATAAAGCTCATTCCGAATAGAGAAGCTACAAATATAAGTAAACTTGATATTACTACTAATTTCTGATGTCTTAAGCATACACTTAGTAATCTTTTATATCCTTCACTTACCTTATCAAATATAGGGCTATCTTTTTCCTTCATTTTTTCACTACTTTTACCTCTACTTAGTTTTGCAAATACACTAGGAACAAGAGTAATTGCACCTATAAAAGAGAAGGCTAGAGAAGCTATAAGTGTTTTACCTAAAGCCCCAAATGTTATTTTGGCTATACCTTCTGTAAACATAATAGGTAAGAATATAGCTATAGTAGTCAATGTTGATGCTAGTATTGCATTGGTGACAGTTCTTGTACCTTCAATAGCACAATCATCAATGCTCAAACGACCACTTTTCCTGTATTTAAATATGTTTTCAATTACAACTGTAGCATTATCAACGACCATACCAACTGAAATTACCAATGAACTTGCAGTGATAAGGTTTAAACTTTCGCCTGTAAAATAGAGAACAGCTATTGCTCCTATTATAGAAATTGGTATTGCCACTGCAACAACTAATGAAGCTCTTACACTTTTTAAGAAAGCAAATATTACTACAAATGCAATAACTGCACTTATAAGTAAATTGCTCATTACGCTGTTTATTGATTCGCTTATGTAAGCACTTGTATCATTGGCAATTTTAATTTTAAATTGTGGATTTTCTTTATTCAATTCATCTACATATTTATATGCATCTTGCATAACTTTTACAGTATTTGCATCTTGTTGCTTAGAAATATCTATTACTAAACTGCTTTTTCCATTGTATCTATAAATACTATCTTTGTCTGCAAATCCATAATCTACACTACAAAGAGTATCTAAGTTAACAGTGTTTCCTCCTTTTACAGGAATTTGAATCTGTTTTATATCATCCAAAGATTCTAATTTATCAATTGATCTTAAGACTATCTTATCTTCACCTTGAGTAATTGAACCATAAGGGAATGTTTTATTACTAGATGATAAAATACCTTTTATAGTTGATAAACTAACTCCATAATTTGAAAGAACTGATGGGTCAGCTATTACATTAACTTGAGCTTTTTCTCCACCTTTAATGTCTGCTGATGTAGTACCATCTATAGATTCTATTTTAGGCTGAATTACATCTTCAGCGTATTTTCTTAGTGCTTGTGCATTATTATTTCCACCAGATATAACAAGCTGACCTATAGCTTGTGCATTCATATCTAATTTTAGTACTGTTGGCTTAGCTGCATCATCTGGTAAACTAGTTTGTAATGCATCTACTTTAGATCTAACATCGTTCATTATTTCATCTAGGTTGGTTCCAAATTCAAATTGAGCTACGACCATAGAAACACTTTCTTGTGAACTTGATATAGTTGAGCTTACATTTGAAACAGATGATAAACTTTCATCAACTTTTTGGCTAACTTGTTCGTCAACGTCTTGAGGACCTGCACCTGTCCAAGTAGTCATAACCATTACAACAGGTATTTCTATATCAGGCATTAGATTTATTGACATTTTTTTATATCCAATACCACCAAAAACTATTAATACTAAGAAGACCATTATGATTGTGAGAGGACGCTTAACGGAAGTATGTGTTAAATTCATAATACTATTTCTCCTTTTCTACAGGAAATATCTTAGTTCCATCAGAAATAAGACTTATCCCCCCAATAACCACTGTATCTTTTTCACTTACACCACTTTTGATTGCTATTTTATCCTCTGTTACAATTCCAGTTTGAACTAATGTTTTCTTTGCTATGTTATCTTTAGTTGCTATGTATACATATTTTTTTCCATTTTCTTCAAATATTGCTTTTTTAGGTACTGTAACAGCTCCATTTTCTTTTTCAACGCTTAAGTTTACTTGTGCAGACATTCCTGCTTTAAATTTGTTGTTAGTATTAGTAACAAGTATTTTAACAGGATATAAAGATGTCTGAGGGTCAACTACTGAAGGAACATAATCTATCTTTCCTAAAACTCTTTGGTCTTCAATAACAACATCTACATTACCATCCTTTTTAAATTTAGCTATATCTGCTTCTGTTACATTTAAGCCTACTTCTAATATATTAGGATTAGAAATAACAAAGGCTGGTTGTGATTGTGTTATCATCTCTTTTGAGTCAAAGTTTTTGGCTGTGATTGTTCCATCCACTGGAGCTTTTAATGTCAGCTTATCTAAGTTACTCATTGCTAAGTTATATGATACTTGAGCTTGGTCAAGTTGTTTTTTAGCAAGTGATTTAGCTTGAGGTATACTTTTTGAAGTTGCTGTATTGTATGCTCTTTGTGCAGAATCTAGTTGTTGTTTTGATTGTTCTAAAGCAACTTCTATTTTTTTAAATTGGTCTAAACTAATTACTTCCTGCTCATAAAGAACCTTGTTATTGTCATAATTTCTTTGGGATTCATCATATTGAAGTTTTGCGCTATCAAGAGCTGTTTTTGCTTGATTCACTTGAGCTTCTAATGCACCCCCAGTAGCACTTGCATAACTTGCTTTTGCTAAATCTAGTGATGCTTTAGACTGTTTTACACTGTTTTCTAAATCTTCACTAGTTATACTCAATAAATCATCACCTTTTCTTACATTTTGGCCAAGTTTCACATAAACTTCTTGAACTGTGCCAGCAGTTTGAGCAGTAACTGATGTCTCATCTTTAACTTTTGTAGTTCCTGAGAAAGCATTTGTATTTTCTATTTCTCCACCTACTGCCTTTTGAACAGAGACTGCTATAGGTTTTTCTGGTTCAGGTTCATCTGTTTTTCCACATCCAACTAAGAACAGTGAACTACACATTAAAAAAACTACTAAATATCTTTTCATATCTCCTCCTATTATATTTTACACTAGCTTGTTGTAGAATTTAAAGTGTCTTATAATTTAAGTTTAGTTTTAGGCTAATTAAAAAACTTCCCTTTTTTGGCATTTTATAATTCTCTAATTTGATTATAAATTTATAATTATTATGAGTCAATAACTTTTTCTTGTTTTAAATTTATTAATAGTTTATAATTTATACTATAATAAGTAATGAATATTTTATTACAGTATTTATTGAAGGGATGTTACAAATATGGATAACGATAATATACTTAAAATAGCAGACTCTTTTTTAGACTTTTTATTTGTACTTCAAAATAATATATTCAAAGAAAACGATTTGTTAAAAAAATTTCAAAACAACTCAGATATGATGAAAGAGTATTTTGGAGAGTGTCCAATGGCTCCATCACATGCAAAGGTAATTCTTTATCTTATGACATCAAACTCATCATCAATTTCTCAAATAGCTTCTAATTTAGGAATACTAAAATCAAATATGACACCAATTATTGATAGATTGGTAGAGCATAATTTAGTAAATAAATTTCCTGACCCAAAAGACAGAAGAGTTCTTAGAGTTGAATTGACAGATAAAGCATTTGAATTATTTGATATTGTACAATCTATTCTTAAAGAGTCTATAGTAAAGAAACTATCAAATCTTTCTGATGAGGAACTAACTTTATTAGATGAACATACACTTAAACTATCAGAAATAGTAAAAAAATTAGTTTAAATGTACATATGAGAAGTTATTATATAAAGTTAAATTTTTACACAAAGCAGAAATAGCAGTAGTATAATATATTTAATATTATACTACTGCTATTTCTGCTTTTATGAATATTATTTAATTATCAAATTCTATTTTCCAGTTGAAGTAGCCAGTATCTGGATTTTTATTATATTTTAATGTAGCATCAAACTTGTTTCCATTTTTAGAAGTTAAAGATTTTACTTTTGTCTCACCTTTTTTTAAAATATTTTTGACCATAGTTTTATTAACTTTCTTTTTGTAGAGGCTTAAGTATTTGTCATTTTTCCAAATAACGAACTTACACTCTTTATGATTTTTACAAGCAAATCCTTTATCAAACTCAAGAACATCACCTTGACAAATAGGACATTTACCAAGAGACGTATTTTCATTATTGGTTTTATTTTCTTTTTTAATATCTGTATCTTTTGATACAGCAATTTCCT
This region includes:
- a CDS encoding efflux RND transporter permease subunit gives rise to the protein MNLTHTSVKRPLTIIMVFLVLIVFGGIGYKKMSINLMPDIEIPVVMVMTTWTGAGPQDVDEQVSQKVDESLSSVSNVSSTISSSQESVSMVVAQFEFGTNLDEIMNDVRSKVDALQTSLPDDAAKPTVLKLDMNAQAIGQLVISGGNNNAQALRKYAEDVIQPKIESIDGTTSADIKGGEKAQVNVIADPSVLSNYGVSLSTIKGILSSSNKTFPYGSITQGEDKIVLRSIDKLESLDDIKQIQIPVKGGNTVNLDTLCSVDYGFADKDSIYRYNGKSSLVIDISKQQDANTVKVMQDAYKYVDELNKENPQFKIKIANDTSAYISESINSVMSNLLISAVIAFVVIFAFLKSVRASLVVAVAIPISIIGAIAVLYFTGESLNLITASSLVISVGMVVDNATVVIENIFKYRKSGRLSIDDCAIEGTRTVTNAILASTLTTIAIFLPIMFTEGIAKITFGALGKTLIASLAFSFIGAITLVPSVFAKLSRGKSSEKMKEKDSPIFDKVSEGYKRLLSVCLRHQKLVVISSLLIFVASLFGMSFIGMDFMPAADKGELAISIELPKGLSLEANDYYVSMTEKKVSDIPEIKTLITSLTSDSNNNSASIAIELESQKNRKRTTDEIEKEIIDRVATVPDCKINVSQNSSVMGGTSGADFTLEMKGPDLDVLKILGKEVEKEFSSIKGFRNVETSLTDTTQEAQFTIDKHRAQEYGVNTAEIAGLLRTAINGDSVTTATIDDYKVDVNLKFKADSIDNLEDIKQLKVNSTTGNEVPLGAFSDIKMVDGLQSISRTDGDFSVNITATLDNLDAGTATKLALEKTNKMLIPKDYSIGVGGETEMMNESMASLGFSMVIAIALVYMVMVAQFESFSKPFIIMFCVPFAFVGVVLSLLVTGQSLSTVGMLGIILLIGIVVNNGIVLIDYIEQLRKANSSNDLIGLVSIGCAARLRPVLMTTATTILGMLPTALSLGEGGETMQPLAVVIMGGLTVSTLITLVLIPTIYLIFDKWENKFSDRMPKIFGKITDKIGDIKGKIFKKPKLKAKI
- a CDS encoding efflux RND transporter periplasmic adaptor subunit; the protein is MKRYLVVFLMCSSLFLVGCGKTDEPEPEKPIAVSVQKAVGGEIENTNAFSGTTKVKDETSVTAQTAGTVQEVYVKLGQNVRKGDDLLSITSEDLENSVKQSKASLDLAKASYASATGGALEAQVNQAKTALDSAKLQYDESQRNYDNNKVLYEQEVISLDQFKKIEVALEQSKQQLDSAQRAYNTATSKSIPQAKSLAKKQLDQAQVSYNLAMSNLDKLTLKAPVDGTITAKNFDSKEMITQSQPAFVISNPNILEVGLNVTEADIAKFKKDGNVDVVIEDQRVLGKIDYVPSVVDPQTSLYPVKILVTNTNNKFKAGMSAQVNLSVEKENGAVTVPKKAIFEENGKKYVYIATKDNIAKKTLVQTGIVTEDKIAIKSGVSEKDTVVIGGISLISDGTKIFPVEKEK
- a CDS encoding MarR family transcriptional regulator, with product MDNDNILKIADSFLDFLFVLQNNIFKENDLLKKFQNNSDMMKEYFGECPMAPSHAKVILYLMTSNSSSISQIASNLGILKSNMTPIIDRLVEHNLVNKFPDPKDRRVLRVELTDKAFELFDIVQSILKESIVKKLSNLSDEELTLLDEHTLKLSEIVKKLV